From Pirellulales bacterium, the proteins below share one genomic window:
- the hisD gene encoding histidinol dehydrogenase — MSASALHIPRLDSRRDDFRATLTALRRRLSPQGDVVSEAGKRRTQEVFGEPLSPAQVVERICRDVRASGLTAVLDYAARIDKATLTPQTIRVPAEELAAAHRQAAPEFLATIERVRRNILEFQTAILHHDVTVERPTGVRLRQRYLPLDRIGICVPGGAASYPSTVLMTAVPAQAAGVRELAVVAPPTPFGAYSPDLLATCHALGIREVYRLGGAQAVAALAYGVEGLPKVDKIVGPGNLFVALAKKFVYGDVDIDSIAGPSEVVVIADETARADFIAADMIAQAEHSPAASVLISWHEVLLADTQAALIGQLAGLTRGDLARQSLAEFGAMVLVADEQQAAAVADEIAPEHLHLATSDPQHLLSMIRHAGAAFLGHYSPVALGDYVAGPSHVLPTGGTARFASGLCANDFLRRTSVIEYSESALAATAEDVRILAEREGLTAHYASVQIRLPKQ, encoded by the coding sequence ATGAGCGCTAGCGCCTTGCACATTCCTCGACTCGATTCGCGCCGCGACGATTTTCGCGCTACTCTGACGGCGCTGCGCAGGCGGTTGAGCCCGCAGGGTGACGTGGTTAGCGAGGCTGGCAAGCGGCGCACGCAGGAGGTGTTTGGCGAACCGCTGTCGCCGGCGCAAGTCGTCGAGCGGATCTGCCGCGACGTGCGTGCCTCGGGACTGACGGCGGTTTTGGATTATGCGGCACGCATCGACAAGGCGACACTCACACCGCAGACGATCCGCGTGCCGGCCGAGGAGCTGGCCGCCGCCCACCGCCAAGCTGCGCCAGAGTTTCTGGCCACGATCGAACGCGTGCGCCGCAACATACTCGAGTTTCAGACCGCGATTCTGCATCACGATGTGACGGTCGAGCGGCCAACGGGCGTGCGACTGCGCCAACGCTATTTGCCGCTGGATCGCATTGGTATCTGCGTGCCAGGAGGTGCGGCTAGTTACCCTTCGACCGTGTTGATGACGGCCGTACCGGCGCAGGCGGCGGGGGTTCGCGAATTGGCCGTCGTGGCGCCGCCGACTCCGTTTGGTGCGTATAGCCCCGATTTGCTCGCCACCTGCCACGCTTTGGGAATCCGCGAGGTCTACCGGCTCGGCGGAGCGCAGGCCGTGGCGGCGCTGGCCTATGGCGTCGAGGGATTGCCCAAGGTGGACAAGATTGTCGGGCCAGGTAATTTGTTCGTGGCATTGGCCAAGAAGTTCGTCTATGGCGATGTCGACATCGACTCGATTGCCGGCCCCAGCGAAGTGGTGGTGATAGCCGACGAGACGGCACGCGCCGACTTTATTGCTGCCGACATGATCGCCCAGGCCGAACATTCGCCCGCGGCCAGTGTCCTGATTTCTTGGCACGAAGTGTTGCTGGCCGACACACAAGCTGCGCTGATTGGCCAACTCGCCGGTTTGACGCGAGGTGACCTGGCACGGCAGAGCCTGGCAGAATTCGGAGCGATGGTATTGGTCGCCGACGAGCAACAAGCAGCCGCGGTTGCCGATGAGATCGCACCCGAGCACTTGCACCTGGCCACCAGCGATCCGCAACACCTGCTGTCAATGATTCGCCACGCGGGAGCGGCATTTCTCGGACATTACAGCCCGGTAGCACTGGGAGACTATGTCGCCGGCCCGTCGCATGTGCTACCGACCGGTGGAACCGCGCGATTTGCCAGTGGACTGTGTGCCAACGACTTCTTGCGGCGTACCAGCGTGATCGAATACAGCGAGTCGGCCTTGGCGGCCACCGCCGAAGACGTGCGCATCCTGGCCGAACGAGAAGGTTTGACCGCGCATTATGCCAGCGTGCAAATTCGCTTGCCTAAACAATAG
- the ltaE gene encoding low-specificity L-threonine aldolase: MPDRPVDLRSDTVTRPTPGMRAAMAAAEVGDDVFGDDPTVHRLQDRLAEMLGKEAALYVPSGTMSNQIAVRLHCQRGDELICEAQCHIVNYEQGGAAQLSGVSTRAVEGNFGVLDVSQMTDLVRADDPHCTPTRLVCLENTHNRGGGRVQPLENVTEIYRWAHGQGLATHLDGARLFNAVVASGVAAARWAEHFDTVSVCFSKGLGAPIGSALAGPRKLIAQGVRHRKVLGGGMRQAGIVAAGALYALENHVDRLAEDHANASLLADAVRGIDGLELRPAQVDTNIVIFHIAPELGTAAAFHDRLAARGVLTHPFGPQLLRAVTHLDVTRSEVERACTILEEVVRMGAGVSPAPARAKSGYA; the protein is encoded by the coding sequence ATGCCAGACCGCCCCGTCGACTTGCGCAGCGATACGGTCACGCGCCCCACGCCCGGCATGCGGGCTGCGATGGCCGCGGCCGAAGTAGGGGACGACGTCTTTGGCGACGATCCGACGGTTCATCGGCTGCAAGATCGACTCGCTGAAATGCTCGGTAAAGAAGCCGCCCTGTACGTTCCGTCGGGCACGATGTCGAACCAGATCGCCGTGCGCCTGCACTGCCAGCGCGGCGACGAGCTGATTTGTGAAGCGCAGTGCCACATTGTCAATTACGAGCAAGGCGGAGCCGCGCAGCTCAGCGGCGTCAGCACGCGTGCCGTCGAAGGTAATTTTGGTGTGCTCGACGTTTCGCAAATGACCGACCTGGTGCGGGCTGACGATCCCCATTGCACCCCCACGCGGCTGGTTTGCCTCGAAAATACGCATAATCGGGGCGGCGGCCGTGTGCAGCCGCTGGAGAACGTCACAGAAATTTACCGCTGGGCTCACGGCCAGGGCTTGGCAACGCATCTCGACGGGGCACGGTTGTTCAACGCCGTGGTCGCTTCGGGCGTGGCGGCCGCGCGGTGGGCCGAGCACTTCGATACCGTGAGCGTTTGCTTTTCCAAGGGACTTGGCGCACCGATTGGTTCCGCCTTGGCGGGGCCGCGCAAGCTGATCGCACAGGGCGTTCGTCATCGCAAGGTGCTGGGCGGAGGAATGCGGCAAGCAGGTATCGTGGCGGCGGGGGCCTTGTACGCCTTGGAAAACCACGTCGATCGACTGGCCGAAGATCATGCCAATGCCTCGCTACTGGCCGACGCTGTGCGCGGGATCGACGGGCTGGAATTACGCCCAGCCCAGGTCGACACGAATATCGTCATCTTTCACATCGCGCCCGAGTTGGGTACCGCTGCGGCGTTTCACGATCGGCTCGCGGCGCGCGGCGTGCTCACGCATCCCTTCGGCCCACAACTTTTGCGGGCCGTGACTCATCTGGACGTTACCCGGTCCGAAGTCGAGCGAGCCTGCACGATTCTGGAAGAGGTTGTCCGTATGGGCGCCGGCGTCTCGCCAGCCCCGGCGCGTGCTAAAAGCGGCTACGCATAA
- a CDS encoding sigma-70 family RNA polymerase sigma factor — protein sequence MNADDAQQLGESLLVLQAQAGDRPSFHKLVDLYQQRLMYFVRRLMRTPQECEDVLQETWLHAFRSLGQLQSPRAFRVWLYRIAYHCAMSQVRNLDAADQITESAADSGAIDSWDELLLMENVELVHAVLERLSLAHREVLTLRFLEDMDVKEIAEVVGCSEGTAKSRLHYAKRALRSMLEEEGYE from the coding sequence ATGAATGCCGACGACGCGCAGCAGTTGGGCGAAAGCCTTCTCGTGCTCCAGGCGCAAGCCGGCGATCGGCCGTCGTTCCATAAGCTGGTCGACCTGTACCAGCAGCGGTTGATGTATTTCGTGCGCCGCTTGATGCGCACTCCACAAGAGTGCGAGGACGTCTTGCAGGAAACGTGGCTGCACGCGTTTCGATCGCTCGGGCAGCTGCAATCGCCGCGGGCATTTCGCGTGTGGTTGTATCGGATCGCATATCACTGCGCGATGTCCCAAGTACGAAATCTCGACGCGGCCGACCAAATCACGGAAAGTGCCGCGGACTCGGGCGCCATCGACTCTTGGGATGAATTGTTGCTGATGGAGAATGTGGAACTCGTCCACGCCGTTCTGGAGCGATTATCCCTCGCGCATCGAGAGGTGCTGACTTTGCGATTCCTCGAGGACATGGACGTCAAGGAGATTGCCGAGGTTGTCGGCTGCAGCGAAGGGACCGCCAAATCACGACTGCACTACGCTAAACGAGCGCTACGAAGCATGCTCGAGGAGGAAGGCTATGAGTGA
- a CDS encoding cyclic nucleotide-binding domain-containing protein, which translates to MTNNGSINGESLADIPIFQGLTDQQRREVVALGDVRMLAPGDTLIEQGQTSQDLCVILEGSCEVFKQLTSRPAAAEPTLLAVLEPFSSIGEMSFFHPAPHSASVRAKTAVKLFRLPRVRFDELNARNPAITSRLAANTISSMAQRMRHMDDWVVELLAHKPADPRVPEWNELRHRVFDGWKL; encoded by the coding sequence GTGACGAACAATGGCTCTATCAATGGCGAGTCGCTCGCCGACATCCCAATTTTTCAGGGGCTTACCGACCAGCAACGACGCGAAGTCGTGGCTCTGGGCGATGTGAGGATGTTGGCGCCGGGGGATACGCTGATCGAGCAGGGGCAAACAAGCCAGGATTTGTGCGTGATTCTGGAAGGATCGTGCGAAGTCTTCAAACAATTGACCAGCCGGCCGGCGGCGGCCGAACCGACGTTGTTGGCTGTGCTCGAACCTTTTAGCAGCATCGGCGAAATGTCGTTCTTTCATCCCGCGCCTCATTCGGCCAGCGTCCGCGCCAAGACGGCCGTAAAGTTGTTTCGGCTCCCGAGGGTGCGTTTCGACGAGTTGAACGCCCGTAATCCCGCCATTACCTCGCGACTGGCCGCCAATACGATCAGCAGCATGGCCCAGCGGATGCGGCACATGGACGACTGGGTGGTCGAACTGTTGGCCCACAAGCCGGCCGACCCGCGGGTGCCGGAATGGAACGAGCTGCGGCACAGGGTTTTCGACGGCTGGAAGTTGTAA
- a CDS encoding Glu/Leu/Phe/Val dehydrogenase dimerization domain-containing protein — protein MKAFDSTQLYFNRAADKIDLTENMRRLLLIPKREVQVQVAIERDNGEIATFVGYRVQHDDARGPMKGGLRYHPDVDMDEVRSLAALMTWKTAVVDLPYGGAKGGLAIDPAQFSTRELELITRRFVDGIHEVIGPDTDIPAPDMGTNAETMAWFMNQYAKYHGFSPACVTGKPVEMHGLPGREEATGRGVGILTYKMLSRLGRKPEGTTVAIQGFGNVGSHTAKFLHEAGYRLVGVGDASGGYYRAEGLDVPSALRYALDHKGILAGYPEAQPISNAELLALDVDVLIPAALGGVITHANADSIRAKIIIEAANAPVYPDADDILTARGVVILPDILANAGGVTASYFEWVQNRQHYRWDINRVRGELDHVLTRAFERVWELSVERKVSLRTAAYIVGIGRVGQATVLGGIS, from the coding sequence ATGAAAGCGTTTGACTCGACGCAGCTCTACTTCAATCGCGCTGCGGACAAGATCGATCTGACCGAAAACATGCGGCGGCTGCTCCTCATTCCCAAGCGGGAAGTGCAGGTGCAGGTCGCCATCGAGCGCGACAATGGCGAGATTGCCACCTTCGTCGGCTATCGCGTCCAGCACGACGACGCCCGCGGTCCGATGAAGGGGGGGCTGCGCTACCATCCCGACGTCGACATGGACGAGGTTCGCTCGCTGGCCGCACTGATGACTTGGAAAACCGCCGTGGTGGATCTTCCCTATGGCGGCGCCAAAGGGGGGCTGGCAATCGATCCTGCCCAGTTCAGCACCCGCGAGTTGGAACTGATCACGCGGCGGTTCGTCGACGGTATTCACGAGGTCATCGGGCCGGACACGGACATTCCGGCCCCCGACATGGGAACCAACGCCGAAACGATGGCCTGGTTCATGAATCAGTACGCAAAATACCACGGCTTCAGCCCAGCTTGCGTCACCGGCAAGCCGGTCGAGATGCACGGCCTGCCAGGGCGCGAGGAAGCGACCGGCCGAGGCGTGGGAATCCTGACATACAAGATGCTCAGCCGCCTGGGGCGCAAGCCCGAGGGGACCACCGTGGCCATCCAGGGGTTTGGCAACGTGGGGTCGCACACGGCTAAATTCTTGCACGAGGCCGGCTACCGATTGGTGGGCGTCGGCGATGCGAGCGGCGGCTATTACCGGGCCGAGGGGCTCGATGTGCCCTCTGCGCTGCGCTACGCGCTCGACCATAAAGGAATACTGGCGGGTTACCCCGAGGCCCAGCCGATCTCGAATGCGGAACTACTGGCGCTGGACGTCGACGTGCTAATCCCCGCGGCCTTGGGGGGCGTGATCACGCACGCCAACGCCGACTCGATCCGGGCGAAAATCATTATCGAAGCGGCCAATGCGCCGGTCTATCCAGACGCGGATGATATTCTGACAGCTCGTGGAGTCGTCATACTGCCCGACATTCTCGCCAATGCCGGCGGTGTGACGGCCAGCTATTTTGAGTGGGTGCAGAATCGCCAGCATTACCGCTGGGACATCAACCGTGTGCGCGGTGAATTGGATCACGTGTTGACGCGCGCGTTTGAACGGGTTTGGGAACTGTCCGTAGAAAGAAAAGTTAGTTTGCGAACCGCGGCCTACATCGTCGGCATCGGCCGCGTCGGCCAGGCCACCGTGCTGGGAGGTATTTCGTGA